A part of Colius striatus isolate bColStr4 chromosome 13, bColStr4.1.hap1, whole genome shotgun sequence genomic DNA contains:
- the LOC104552734 gene encoding LOW QUALITY PROTEIN: rho-related GTP-binding protein RhoG (The sequence of the model RefSeq protein was modified relative to this genomic sequence to represent the inferred CDS: deleted 1 base in 1 codon), with protein MQTIKCVVVGDGAVGKTCLLISYTTNAFPEEYIPTVFDNYSAQMTVDGRTVSLNLWDTAGQEEYDRLRTLSYPQTNVFVICFSIGSPSSYANVRHKWYPEVSHHCPNVPILLVGTKRDLRNDLETVKKLKEQSLAPTTPQQGTSLAKQIEQSNIWSVQH; from the exons ATGCAGACTATAAAGTGTGTAGTTGTTGGAGATGGTGCCGTGGGAAAAACTTGTCTTCTCATCAGCTATACCACCAATGCCTTTCCAGAAGAGTACATCCCTACTGTGTTTGACAACTACAGTGCCCAAATGACTGTTGATGGCCGGACAGTCAGCCTGAATCTCTGGGACACTGCGGGCCAGGAGGAATACGACCGCCTGCGCACGCTCTCGTATCCTCAAACCAACGTCTTCGTCATCTGTTTCTCCATTGGTAGCCCCTCTTCCTATGCAAATGTGAGGCACAAATGGTACCCTGAAGTTTCTCACCACTGTCCAAACGTTCCCATTCTTTTAGTGGGCACAAAGAGAGACTTAAGAAATGACCTGGAGACGGTTAAAAAGTTGAAAGAGCAAAGCTTGGCTCCCACTACCCCACAGCAGGGAACTTCACTGGCTAAACAAATT GAGCAGTCAAATATTTGGAGTGTTCAGCATTGA